AATCGCTATCGCGGGGCTGGCAGGAGTGTCTGCCGGTTTTGGGTTGCCTGGCGCAGGAGCGATGGCGGGAACCGGTACGTCGAGCCCGACCGGGGTGACTCCCGTACTCATGGGCGCCGGCGGAGCGCTGGCGGCTTCAGAAGGCTGGGTCTTGTCTTCCGTGTCATCGTCCGGCGCAGTTGACGGTTGGGCAGGTTCTGATCCCGGCTCGGCCCCCCGGGCCACGCTCGTGGCCAAAAGCCCGTTGCGCTTGTTGGAAGCGTGAGCATGTTGGTCCGCAGCCGGCTCCTTTTCCAGGGACGCAAAGGCGGCGCGGGTTTGGGCCATGCCCGTGAAGTAGCTTCTCAGGAAATACCCGCCGCCGACCACGCCGACGAGCGCCAACACCAATAACCCTTTTCGCCGTGTCGACGAGACCGCGTTCAGGACGGCTTCCTTGACCCAGCGCGGCTTGGGAGCCGGGGTCGGGGCCGCGTGCTGGTGGTCGTGTCCGGGCGCCGGAGCCGGAACAGTGTGTTGGTGGTCGTGCCCGGGTGCCGGTGTCGAACCGCTCGCCGTCGAGAGAGGGACTGCGGCCGGCGCTCTCGGCGTTTCAACAGACGGCGCGGGCGAGTGGGGTAGGGGGGAAGAGGCTGCCCCCGTGATAGGGAGCTTCGCCGTTTCGCCGGGGCCGGGTAGCAACGTCCTCACCACCGAGGGCGCGGCTCTGAACGCTTCCGGCGTGGGTCTTTCTCCCGCGGGTGAGACACCCGAACTCGTGCCGGGTGTGGACGCGGAAGATGGCTGTAGCGGTGGCGCCGGCGGGATGGCAGGCAGCCGGGGCACCGGTAGGAACGAGGCTCCGGTCGGCACGTCGCCCAGAGTTCCACCGGGACTGTAAGCCCCCGGCACGCGCGACGCGAAGGATTTCGGGTCGTTAAACTTGTTGAGGTCCGTCGCCGACGCACCGGGAATCGTGGCGGCAGGCATTCCCACCCCGCCCGGCGCGGTCGAAGAAAGGCCCGGCGTGCCGTGAGATGGCGTGTCCGTCGGAGTCCGACTCGGCGCAGACGGGGGAGATAAAGTCGGACCGGCGGGAGGCATACTGATGCCCCCCAGTGCCCGGGGCGGGATCGGTGCGAGGGCACCCGGCGTCGGGGTGTTTGCTGACGGCGGCGCTTCCGCCGACGACCCGTGCGGGTGTGTGCTGTGCGGGTGTGTAGCGTGTGGGTGTGCCGCGTGTGTACGGGTATGGGGCGCGTGCGGCGCACTCTCGGGTGCTATGCCGGCCGGGAGAGGAGCCGGGGGAGTCGCGGGCTCGTGGTCGTGGTCGTGGTCGTGGTCGTGCGGCAAGTCGTTCGTCTCGCTCATCCGTGAACCTCCCCCGGTCGGGCCTAAATGCGAACCGCAACTCGAAGTTTGGCGCTCCGGGCCCGCGGGTTCCGGGCCGTTTCGTCGTCGCCGGCTTCGACCGGCTTCTTGGTCGCCGGCGTCCACACGTCCGGCGACCGAAAAAGAACCTGTTTCACCCGCCGGTCTTCCAGCGAGTGAAAACTGATGAATCCGGCCCGTCCTCCCGGCCGGATCAGCTTCGGCAGGGCCGCGAGCAACCGGTCGAGTGCCCCGAGTTCGTCGTTCACCGCGATCCGCAGCGCCTGGAACACGCGGGTCGCGGGGTGAATTCGGAACGAGTCGGGCGACCGGGGCACGCACCCGCGAACGAATTCCGCGAACTCGCGGGTCGTCTCGAACGGCTTCTCGGCCCGCCGCTCGACCACCCGCCGGGCGACCCGCCGGCTGTGTCGCTCTTCGCCGTATTCCCAAATCACGTCGGCCAGCGCCCGCTCGCCCATCGTGTTCACCAGGTCGGCGGCCGTTTGTCCGCTGGTGGGATCGAGCCGCATGTCGAGCGGCCCGTCGTCCCGGAAGCTCAGCCCCCGGTCCGGGTCGTCGAGCTGGTCCGAGCAGAAGCCGAGGTCGGCGAGTAAGCCGTCCACGCGCTCAAGACCAAGTCGTTCGAGGACTTCCGGCAGTTGATCGAAGTTCGCCCGGACCAGAGTCACGGGCAGCCCGTCTAATCGCGGCCGGGCGAGCGCGAGCATTCCCTCGTCCTGGTCCAACCCGATGACCCGCCCGCCCGGGCCGACGCGGTCGGCGATCAATCGCGCGTGGCCGCCGGCGCCGGTCGTGCAATCGACCCAGGTTTCCCCGGCTCGCGGATCAAGTAACCGGAGGACGTCGGCTGCCAGCACGGACACGTGCCGCGGCTCGGGATGTGGGGTCATACGCTGTTTGGCGAAAGCGGTCAAGGGCGACAGCCGACTGGATGCGTCGGTTTAGTCATCCTACCGGGGCGGAGGAAAACGTGCCCGATTATGCTTTCCGCAGCCGGGAGCGAGGGTGCGTTCGTCTCTCCCGCAGGCGCGAGCGGGGTCCGTTCCCGACCGGACGGCACTCGGAGTCGCTATGGTCGACTTCCCGGAATGGATGTGCTGTTGGGCGCGCGAACGACTCGGCCCACTGACCACAGACTAACCCGGGTGCGAATCGGGCTCCGGCTGCGGTGTATTCATCGGAGTGGGTCGTGTCGTCTAGCGGGGGAGGGTTTTTGCGCTTTTCGCGCCTTACAGCGTGTTTTCTGATTGAGTACCGACAACGACACGCGTACATGAGGGGTTTGCGGGACGGTCGTCTGGAAGGCCTTACCACGACGCCATCGAGCCGTGGCCGACGCGGGGCATTTTTTGCATTTATTGCGCGGAAACCCCCGTTTTGAGACCGGCGCGTTTTCGCGACTGTAAGCCGTGGCCGACGTGGGGCATTTTTTGCATTTATTGCGCGGAAACCCACGTTTTGTGATCAGCGTGTCGCCACGGTTATCGAGGCAATCGGGATGGGTAAAGTATGTGCTGCCGAACGCGTAACTAACATGATTTCAGGGATGAGAAAGCCACCGGCTGCAATCGGCGAGCTGGTTGAGGAGTACTTCGAGAGGGGCCGCCTTGGTCAGGTGGACGTCGAAGCCGGCTGCTTTTGTCCGCTGGCGGGCGTAGTCGTCGCTGACGCCGGTCATGGCGATCAAAAACAAGGGGGAAGGGCCGTGGGAGCGGATGCGCCGCGCCAGTTCGCACCCGTCGAACCCGGGCATGTGGATGTCGAAGATCCCGACCTGGGGTGAGAAGTCCTCCGCCTCTGTGAGCGCAACGATCCCGTCATAACAGACGCGGACGTCCGCCCCGTATATCCGGAGGATTTCCGCGAGGGAGTCCGCCGCGTCGTGATTGTCATCGACGCAGAGAATCCGCATGTGCAAGGGGGCCACGGCGTCCAATATTGTTTCAGGGTTTTCCTGGATGACAGTCATGGCTGATCCTACTCGTGAGTCAACCAGATGTAACAGCAACCTGCGTGCCGCCGGGCGAGGAAGTGCGAAAGCATGCAGAAGGTTGGCGGCGGAAATAGCCAGGATGCTTTCCACCGTCAAGACAGTCGACGGCGATATCCAGACAAGGGTTGTGTGAAGATTTTTGTGGAGCCGACTGATTACCAGTAATTCCGCATTAACTCGTGCGACCAGACCGAGATCGGCTAGTGGATTACGCCGCGCGGCAAGAATTCGGCCATGCCTGATGGCGGAATGGAATACCGATCGTCCGGCACATCTCGACTCACGCTTCACTGTATCGAAGCGAATTTCACGGCAAATCGTTGTTGGCTTATGAGGCGGCAGAGGTGGAAGTAAACATCCCGCCGTAATAGCCCCCGCACCGGCGCTCGGCGCGGGTCTCCGACCCCGCCGTTCGGCCCGACCGCAGGTCTCCCGTCCCACGGCGCGTGCTCCTCCGGTCGGTGTCCCGTGCGGCGTGCGGGGAGACCTGCGGTCGGGCCGAACGGCGGGGTCGGAGACCCGCGCCGACTGCGGGAGTGAACATTCCGTCGAAATGGCACTCCTCACACCTCTGCCGCCTCACTATTATGTCACAACTGTCGAAACGATATCTTGTCCAATACGCTTGACCACCCAATTACTTTTCAAACTCGCGTCCACGCTTGCCCATGTCTGGTTCGTCAGTTAATGTTGTCCCGTCCCCAACCGCCCCGGAGATGACGATGAACGACGAGTTGCGCCGCCGGTTCCCCGACATGACCCCGATCCAGTCGGCCCCCGGGTTATCCTCAATCAACGGGATCGGGACGACGATCGTCGGTCAACGGGACCATGATGCGGAAACTGGGACGTATGTCAAAACTCACTGTTTCTGCGTTTTGTTCGTCCCACTCATTGCTCTGGGGGCGTACCGGGTGGCGGACGCCGAGCGGGGCTGGTATTTCATCGGCCGCGTCCCGCTCTCCAAGTTCGCCCGCAGATGGAACCTGGCACTACTCCTGATCTGCATCGCGGCAGCTGGCGGCATCGGGTGGACAGTCCACACCAATTCGCCGGAATACCAGGCGGGGCGGAAGATCGATGAAGCGGACCGTCTCGCGGCCGCGGGCCAGCACGGGAAGGCGGCCGGTATCTATCGGGACGTGCTAACCGGGCCGACCCCGAAGGCCGCCGCCGACGCCCGCGGGAAACTGGCCGCCCTCTTCGACGACCCGGGCCCGCCGGCAGACCAGGCCCCCGAGGTGTTTCGGGTCGCGCTCGATCTCGGCCGGCGGAACCAGTCGCCGGTCCCCGACCTGTACGACCGCGGCGTCCGGCTGGCCCAATCACGCGCGGCCGACGACCCCTCGGCCGCCCTGGACCTGTTGGAGACCGTCAGTCCGCTCGCTCCCAAGCCGGCGGACATCCTCGCACTACGCCGCGAACTTCTGGAGAAACTGGTGGCCTCCCGGCCGACCGATCCGGCCGCCGCGTCCCGGCTCGCCGTGGTCTACGAGGCGACCGGGCAGCGGGACAAGTGCGAGGCGCTGCTCGTTCCCCACGAGACCCAACTCGGCGTTCTGGAGGGGGCGGCCGTCCTCGGTCGGATCTACGCCGAACGAGGGAAATTCGACCGGGCCGTCACCTTGCTGAAACCTTACGTGGACGCCAAACTGCCCGCCCTGCGAACCGCCGAGTCCCGGCTCCAGGCGGCCGGCGACGGGGCCGAAAAGCGCGTGATCGAACACCTCAAGTCCGGCCACGCCCCCGGTTTCGACTACCAGGCCCACAAGCGGGCGCCACAAGCCCAGCAGGGGGTACTCGTCAACAACTTTGTCGAGGCCGCCCTGAAGGACGATCCGGAAATCCGCGACGCCCGGCAAGCGATGGTGGCGGCCGCGGGCGTAGTGCCCGCCGCCCTCGACCTCGGCATGGTCCAACTCCAGCGCGGCCAACAAGCGACGGACCCCGCCGTGCGGGAAGCCAACCTCAAGGCGGCTGAGCAGACGTTCTTATCGGTCCGCGGTTTCGCCCAGCAATCCGACACGTACCGGCTTTCACTCGGGCAGGTGTACTACTGGCTCGGCAAACACGCCGACGGCAAGAAGCAGTTCGACGACCTCCTGGCCGCCCGCGGCCGGACGACCGAAACGCTCCTCCTGGTCTCCGGGGTACTCCGTGAGGTAGGCGCGGTCACGGACGCACGAGCCATCAGCGAAGAGGCTTACAACAAAGAACC
This is a stretch of genomic DNA from Fimbriiglobus ruber. It encodes these proteins:
- the rsmH gene encoding 16S rRNA (cytosine(1402)-N(4))-methyltransferase RsmH, which gives rise to MTPHPEPRHVSVLAADVLRLLDPRAGETWVDCTTGAGGHARLIADRVGPGGRVIGLDQDEGMLALARPRLDGLPVTLVRANFDQLPEVLERLGLERVDGLLADLGFCSDQLDDPDRGLSFRDDGPLDMRLDPTSGQTAADLVNTMGERALADVIWEYGEERHSRRVARRVVERRAEKPFETTREFAEFVRGCVPRSPDSFRIHPATRVFQALRIAVNDELGALDRLLAALPKLIRPGGRAGFISFHSLEDRRVKQVLFRSPDVWTPATKKPVEAGDDETARNPRARSAKLRVAVRI
- a CDS encoding response regulator is translated as MTVIQENPETILDAVAPLHMRILCVDDNHDAADSLAEILRIYGADVRVCYDGIVALTEAEDFSPQVGIFDIHMPGFDGCELARRIRSHGPSPLFLIAMTGVSDDYARQRTKAAGFDVHLTKAAPLEVLLNQLADCSRWLSHP
- a CDS encoding tetratricopeptide repeat protein translates to MNDELRRRFPDMTPIQSAPGLSSINGIGTTIVGQRDHDAETGTYVKTHCFCVLFVPLIALGAYRVADAERGWYFIGRVPLSKFARRWNLALLLICIAAAGGIGWTVHTNSPEYQAGRKIDEADRLAAAGQHGKAAGIYRDVLTGPTPKAAADARGKLAALFDDPGPPADQAPEVFRVALDLGRRNQSPVPDLYDRGVRLAQSRAADDPSAALDLLETVSPLAPKPADILALRRELLEKLVASRPTDPAAASRLAVVYEATGQRDKCEALLVPHETQLGVLEGAAVLGRIYAERGKFDRAVTLLKPYVDAKLPALRTAESRLQAAGDGAEKRVIEHLKSGHAPGFDYQAHKRAPQAQQGVLVNNFVEAALKDDPEIRDARQAMVAAAGVVPAALDLGMVQLQRGQQATDPAVREANLKAAEQTFLSVRGFAQQSDTYRLSLGQVYYWLGKHADGKKQFDDLLAARGRTTETLLLVSGVLREVGAVTDARAISEEAYNKEPDIQKKYLAARHRALLFTELDDEITWLSRSDPSDSSVKASLASTKGHKAAQSGQTTDAVAHFKTAIGVYADQPETASTLNNSALCHFDVYHLTGDIAEFTRGTEKLDRAIALLPSDTILLHNAANVVLDGAIRDTAGAALNMTALKRQAGWHVLPFLYADSEGRKALAKKLAAHPGLVKARAYYEKLMVLAPRGGDAYEQLDTMHTWTKDVAALRAVADRVDKADLDLSHQNQEYRDYLAGKKDAKLLSDLKQGADRARETMAATAGKKDATYAVAVADYVRCRSTAALFGQAVDADELVTLAEQADAAGKSEGSATTLRQTLALRAHLRLIRTVPEYGRVATPAVTRLLGLIVPDLILFEGGPLAAQIGADPDMRRRRELLRAAVTAGVEDFGPASWALLVGWNDPAAGRIAERNRADEIDLLSRRIERKTTPESVSARLKEYLAQRMAGRTELADAERKAMTAAGVPAPYIAPAKAP